A window from Novipirellula artificiosorum encodes these proteins:
- a CDS encoding arylsulfatase, with product MKTNRISLSLLFTALVLFVTVPAWAQDILPFPDPPMGGRVGPTMQQSVHKWREAPSHLPEDAPNILIVMLDDAGFGQPSAFGGLIETPTLSRLAEEGIAYNRFHTVAMCSPTRAALMTGRNHHRVGAGQIAEFANDWDGYTGVIPKSSATIAEVLGHYGYATSAFGKDHNTPIDQIANGPYDRTPTGRGFDYFYGFIAGETSQWEPVLWENTTPISTPHPENHEDYHLTEDMADKAITWMRRHLAVNPDRPFLMWWTPGAVHGPHHVAKKWADKYKGKFDDGWDAYQRRTFQRQKEMGWIPADTKLAPRPKEMPAWKDIPEDQRAFQTRLMEVYAGFLEHTDVQVGKLIDELDERGIRDNTMVIYILSDNGASDWGGTRTPMVISWPKRIKPDDTPRSQFAHVNDVVPTIYDLLEITPPKVVDGHEQDPIDGVSFAYTFDSPDAAEQKTSQYFDIMGSRGIYHEGWMASTFGPRIPWVAAMPDLSNWDPMQDEWQLFDTRNDFSLMNDLASENPEKLEELKKLFMEEAEENKVLPIGGALYTGLNPQEMKRSSNIQWTLFEGITRIPESEAPNVRNGNLRVEIEAEVPESVSGVLFAMGGYAGGVSLYALDGTLYYEYSALLLKRDKIKVGALPAGEVKIAYEMRTPLERAAPAELEFWLNGKEAATGKVQRTVPAVFTASETFDVGMDTASPVANDYFDKAPFKFGGTLKRLHFKYLEAE from the coding sequence ATGAAAACGAATCGAATTTCACTCTCTCTCCTATTCACCGCCTTGGTCCTGTTTGTGACCGTGCCTGCATGGGCCCAGGACATCCTGCCGTTTCCCGATCCGCCGATGGGCGGGAGGGTCGGGCCGACCATGCAGCAGTCCGTTCACAAGTGGCGCGAGGCCCCGAGTCATCTGCCCGAGGACGCACCCAACATCCTGATCGTGATGCTCGACGATGCGGGCTTCGGACAGCCGAGTGCCTTCGGCGGTTTAATCGAAACCCCGACGCTGTCGCGGCTGGCCGAGGAGGGCATCGCCTACAACCGCTTTCACACCGTCGCGATGTGTTCGCCGACGCGGGCAGCGTTGATGACCGGCCGCAACCACCATCGGGTCGGTGCCGGCCAGATCGCTGAATTCGCCAACGACTGGGATGGATACACCGGGGTCATTCCGAAGTCCTCAGCGACCATCGCTGAGGTGCTGGGCCACTACGGCTATGCGACATCGGCTTTCGGCAAGGATCACAACACGCCGATCGACCAGATCGCCAACGGACCTTATGACCGCACCCCGACGGGCCGGGGCTTTGACTATTTCTACGGCTTCATCGCGGGGGAAACCTCCCAGTGGGAGCCCGTGCTGTGGGAGAACACCACGCCGATCTCAACGCCCCACCCAGAGAATCACGAGGACTATCACCTCACCGAAGACATGGCCGACAAGGCGATCACCTGGATGCGGCGGCACCTCGCTGTGAACCCGGATCGGCCCTTCCTGATGTGGTGGACACCGGGCGCCGTGCACGGGCCCCATCACGTGGCCAAAAAATGGGCGGACAAATACAAGGGCAAGTTCGACGACGGTTGGGATGCCTACCAGCGGCGTACCTTCCAGCGCCAGAAGGAAATGGGCTGGATCCCGGCTGATACCAAGCTGGCTCCTCGCCCGAAAGAAATGCCCGCCTGGAAAGATATCCCCGAGGACCAAAGAGCATTCCAGACGCGGCTGATGGAAGTCTATGCCGGATTCCTCGAGCATACCGATGTCCAGGTCGGCAAACTGATTGACGAACTGGATGAGCGCGGCATCCGCGACAACACAATGGTCATCTACATTCTCTCGGACAACGGCGCGTCGGACTGGGGCGGCACGCGCACGCCCATGGTCATCTCGTGGCCGAAACGCATCAAGCCGGACGATACGCCGCGTTCGCAATTCGCCCATGTCAACGACGTGGTACCGACGATCTATGATCTGCTCGAGATTACGCCCCCGAAAGTCGTCGATGGCCACGAGCAGGATCCGATCGACGGGGTGAGCTTCGCCTACACCTTCGATTCTCCTGATGCTGCGGAGCAGAAGACGAGCCAGTATTTCGACATCATGGGCAGCCGTGGTATCTATCACGAAGGCTGGATGGCCAGCACTTTCGGACCCCGGATACCGTGGGTGGCTGCGATGCCGGACCTTTCCAACTGGGACCCCATGCAGGATGAGTGGCAGTTGTTCGACACCCGCAATGATTTCTCGTTGATGAACGATCTTGCGTCCGAGAATCCCGAGAAGCTGGAAGAACTCAAAAAGCTGTTCATGGAGGAGGCCGAGGAAAACAAGGTGCTGCCCATCGGTGGCGCCCTGTACACAGGGCTCAATCCGCAAGAGATGAAGCGCAGTTCCAACATCCAGTGGACCCTGTTCGAAGGAATCACCCGGATCCCCGAGAGCGAGGCGCCAAACGTGCGCAACGGCAACCTTCGCGTAGAGATCGAAGCCGAGGTGCCGGAAAGTGTTAGCGGCGTGCTCTTCGCCATGGGGGGCTATGCAGGTGGTGTGAGCCTCTATGCACTGGATGGGACGTTGTACTACGAATACAGCGCGCTGTTGCTTAAACGCGACAAGATCAAGGTCGGGGCACTACCGGCCGGTGAGGTCAAAATCGCCTACGAGATGAGAACCCCGCTGGAACGGGCCGCACCTGCCGAGCTCGAGTTCTGGCTCAACGGCAAGGAGGCCGCAACCGGAAAGGTTCAGCGCACCGTGCCCGCTGTTTTCACAGCATCCGAAACCTTTGATGTTGGAATGGACACGGCTTCGCCGGTTGCGAACGACTACTTCGACAAGGCACCCTTCAAGTTCGGAGGCACTCTGAAACGGCTCCATTTCAAGTATCTGGAAGCAGAGTAG
- a CDS encoding arylsulfatase, with protein sequence MITKHLGWAICLILVTSSSQLAAQDNGAVLPFPPTPMDSVVKPRLQDSTMRWPEQPKRLPEDAPNILIVLLDDTGFGVSETFGGEVHTPTFSRLAKEGIRYNAFHTTSICSPTRASLLTGRNHTCVGSGTIAERAVAFDGYTGIIPKEAATIAEVLRHYGYATSAFGKWHNTPATETTAIGPKDRWPNGYGFDHFYGFLAGETSQWEPRLVKNYDHIEPPHDETYHLTEDMVDQALSWLDDRQAYAPEKPFLMYWAPGAVHGPHHVFPEWADKYKGKFDDGWDAYRKRVHKRQIEMGIIPADTKLTDRDETLDSWDSIPQEQHAFQRRLMELYAGFTEHTDVQVGRLVDGLESRELKDNTLILYIWGDNGSSSEGQRGSISELLAQNNIPNTVEQQLAALDRLGGLDALGTPKTDNMYHAGWAWAGSTPFKGTKLLASYFGGTRNPMVVSWPKKIKPSAKVRSQFHHVIDIAPTLYEILEITPPTVVNGYEQMPIDGTSFAYTFDDADAPSQSTTQFFDNNGSRAIYKDGWMACTFGPFIPWDSPASVPRIKKWDSATDEWELYNLDEDFSQANNLASAMPEKLAELKAEFMEIAEANKDFPIGAGNWLRLHPEDRIKTPYTSWTFTASTRRMPEFTAPGLGRESNHVTIDLDVPENANGILYAVGGSSGGVTVYMEEGKLKYLYNMLIIEQYAASSTDTIAPGKHKIEVVTDIVGPGKSGTATLLVDGQEVGKAELKRTVPAAFTASESFDVGVDLGATVSLDYADKRPFEFNGTIRTVKVELK encoded by the coding sequence ATGATTACCAAGCATCTCGGTTGGGCGATTTGCCTGATACTCGTGACCTCGTCGAGCCAGTTGGCAGCGCAGGATAATGGCGCCGTCCTGCCGTTTCCGCCTACTCCGATGGACAGCGTCGTCAAGCCGCGACTGCAAGATTCAACGATGCGGTGGCCCGAGCAGCCAAAGCGGCTGCCCGAAGACGCACCCAACATCCTGATCGTGTTGCTGGACGACACCGGCTTTGGCGTGTCGGAAACCTTCGGTGGCGAAGTCCACACACCGACGTTCTCACGACTGGCGAAAGAGGGCATCCGTTACAACGCGTTTCACACGACATCGATCTGCTCTCCAACCCGCGCCAGCCTGCTCACCGGGCGAAATCACACGTGCGTGGGCAGTGGTACGATTGCCGAGCGCGCCGTGGCCTTCGACGGTTATACAGGCATCATTCCCAAGGAAGCCGCAACCATTGCGGAAGTGCTGCGGCACTATGGGTACGCGACCTCTGCGTTCGGAAAGTGGCACAACACTCCTGCGACAGAAACGACAGCGATCGGCCCCAAAGATCGCTGGCCCAATGGCTACGGATTCGATCACTTCTACGGTTTTCTTGCAGGTGAGACTTCGCAGTGGGAACCACGATTGGTCAAGAATTACGATCACATCGAACCGCCGCACGACGAAACTTACCACTTGACCGAAGACATGGTCGATCAAGCGTTATCGTGGCTGGATGATCGTCAGGCGTATGCACCGGAAAAGCCGTTCCTGATGTACTGGGCGCCCGGAGCAGTGCATGGACCGCACCACGTTTTTCCCGAGTGGGCCGACAAGTACAAAGGCAAGTTCGACGACGGCTGGGACGCGTACCGCAAACGCGTTCACAAGCGACAGATTGAAATGGGCATCATCCCAGCGGACACCAAGCTGACCGATCGCGACGAAACGCTCGATTCGTGGGACAGTATTCCTCAAGAGCAGCATGCGTTCCAACGCCGCTTGATGGAGCTCTACGCGGGCTTCACTGAACACACCGATGTACAAGTAGGACGGCTGGTCGATGGACTGGAGAGTCGCGAACTGAAGGACAACACGTTGATCCTGTACATCTGGGGCGACAACGGCTCCAGCTCGGAAGGTCAACGAGGATCCATTAGTGAACTGCTTGCCCAGAACAACATTCCCAATACGGTTGAACAACAGCTTGCGGCTCTTGATCGACTTGGCGGACTCGACGCCTTGGGCACGCCGAAGACGGACAATATGTATCACGCCGGTTGGGCCTGGGCTGGCAGCACGCCATTCAAAGGCACCAAGTTGTTGGCTTCGTACTTTGGCGGAACTCGCAATCCGATGGTCGTCTCGTGGCCGAAGAAGATTAAGCCGAGTGCCAAGGTCCGTTCGCAATTCCACCACGTGATCGACATCGCTCCGACGCTGTATGAAATCCTGGAGATCACGCCTCCAACGGTGGTCAACGGCTACGAGCAGATGCCGATCGACGGCACCAGCTTTGCTTACACGTTCGACGACGCCGATGCACCGTCGCAGAGCACCACGCAGTTCTTTGACAACAATGGCAGCCGCGCGATCTACAAGGACGGCTGGATGGCCTGCACGTTCGGTCCGTTCATCCCGTGGGACTCACCTGCATCGGTGCCTCGGATCAAGAAGTGGGATTCTGCAACCGACGAGTGGGAACTCTACAACTTGGACGAAGACTTTTCACAGGCCAACAACCTTGCTTCGGCCATGCCAGAAAAACTCGCCGAGTTGAAGGCCGAGTTCATGGAGATTGCAGAAGCCAATAAGGACTTCCCGATCGGAGCCGGCAACTGGTTGCGATTGCATCCCGAAGATCGCATCAAGACGCCTTATACCAGCTGGACCTTCACCGCCAGCACGCGTCGCATGCCCGAATTCACCGCGCCGGGTCTGGGACGCGAAAGCAATCATGTCACCATTGACCTCGACGTCCCTGAAAACGCCAACGGTATCCTGTACGCCGTCGGCGGCTCGAGCGGCGGAGTGACGGTGTACATGGAAGAGGGCAAGTTGAAATACCTTTACAACATGTTGATCATCGAGCAGTACGCAGCCAGCAGCACCGACACCATCGCCCCTGGCAAACACAAAATCGAAGTGGTCACGGACATCGTGGGTCCCGGAAAATCAGGAACGGCCACTCTGCTAGTCGATGGCCAAGAGGTTGGTAAAGCCGAGCTGAAACGAACGGTGCCCGCCGCCTTCACCGCCAGCGAGAGCTTTGACGTTGGAGTTGACCTGGGAGCAACCGTCTCACTCGACTACGCGGACAAGCGTCCCTTCGAATTCAACGGAACGATTCGCACCGTGAAGGTGGAGTTGAAATGA
- a CDS encoding DUF3302 domain-containing protein, whose product MDYQFEAVGPTLRIVTLVFMIVFAFCILGLLVVLAALPGALAKRNRHPQANTVNLLGWLGLPTGALWVVALAWAYWDYSPKSGVQAISSDLEGQLTALELAVSKLESSLSGTNQ is encoded by the coding sequence ATGGACTATCAATTCGAAGCCGTCGGACCGACGTTACGAATCGTGACGCTTGTTTTTATGATTGTCTTTGCGTTCTGTATTCTGGGGCTGCTGGTGGTGCTGGCAGCACTCCCAGGGGCACTTGCCAAACGCAATCGGCACCCTCAGGCAAACACTGTCAACTTACTGGGCTGGCTGGGCTTGCCAACGGGCGCGCTGTGGGTAGTCGCGTTGGCCTGGGCCTATTGGGATTATTCGCCGAAGTCAGGAGTACAGGCGATCTCGTCCGACTTAGAGGGACAACTGACAGCGCTTGAATTGGCAGTCAGCAAGCTCGAGTCATCGTTATCAGGAACCAATCAATGA